The following proteins come from a genomic window of Flavobacteriales bacterium:
- a CDS encoding translation initiation factor: MAKNKKKIGVMYSTNSNYDYEYESEQETLPIAEQRLEAWVDKKNRGGKVATIFKGFVGTESDLKDLGKMLKSACGVGGSAKNGEIIIQGNVRDKVMKLLDDKGYFCKRVGG, from the coding sequence ATGGCTAAGAATAAAAAGAAAATAGGTGTAATGTATTCCACCAACTCAAATTACGACTACGAATACGAAAGCGAACAAGAAACCCTACCCATTGCAGAGCAACGCTTAGAAGCTTGGGTGGATAAAAAAAATAGAGGCGGAAAAGTAGCGACTATATTCAAAGGTTTTGTAGGTACAGAATCAGATTTAAAGGATTTGGGCAAAATGCTAAAATCTGCTTGTGGCGTAGGAGGTAGTGCCAAAAACGGAGAAATTATTATTCAAGGAAATGTTCGTGATAAAGTCATGAAATTACTAGATGATAAAGGCTATTTCTGCAAACGTGTAGGTGGCTAA
- a CDS encoding diacylglycerol kinase family lipid kinase — MKIRFIINPISGGGKHKHIIELLEKHIDTKRFDYDYVFTERSKHATELSKKAADENIDVVVAVGGDGTMHECAKGVLGSKTALAVLPCGSGNGFALHFKMESDLEKAIAQLNSCKFRSIDSCTANGMPFFNVSGVGFDAHIANLFATTNVRGFMTYVKLVLRECAFYPAQTYTLEYDGKTETHEAVIISWANATQFGNNAQISPDSIVDDGLIDICVLKDFNRLKVPLLLYRLFTERIQHSKYMKIIRTKSVKISCQYGISHLDGESVDLGSNIRIDTIPKSLNIFVPHG; from the coding sequence ATGAAGATTAGATTTATCATAAATCCTATTTCTGGTGGTGGAAAGCATAAGCACATCATAGAATTACTGGAAAAACACATCGATACTAAGCGTTTTGACTACGACTACGTATTTACGGAAAGAAGTAAACACGCCACTGAACTATCCAAAAAAGCTGCAGACGAAAACATTGATGTTGTTGTGGCTGTTGGTGGAGATGGCACCATGCACGAATGTGCAAAGGGTGTATTGGGAAGCAAAACGGCATTAGCTGTTTTGCCTTGCGGCTCTGGAAATGGTTTTGCTCTTCATTTTAAGATGGAATCGGATTTAGAAAAAGCTATTGCACAACTGAACAGCTGTAAATTTAGAAGTATTGACAGTTGTACTGCCAATGGCATGCCCTTTTTTAATGTTTCTGGTGTAGGCTTTGACGCACATATTGCCAACCTATTTGCCACGACTAACGTTAGGGGCTTTATGACCTACGTTAAGCTGGTGCTTCGCGAATGTGCCTTTTATCCGGCTCAAACATATACGCTAGAATACGACGGTAAAACAGAAACGCATGAAGCGGTTATTATTTCATGGGCAAACGCTACACAATTCGGTAATAATGCTCAAATATCCCCTGATAGTATTGTGGATGATGGGCTTATAGATATTTGTGTACTAAAAGACTTTAACCGACTAAAGGTTCCCCTACTCTTGTACCGCTTGTTTACAGAACGTATTCAGCACTCCAAATACATGAAGATTATTCGTACCAAAAGCGTTAAAATCAGTTGTCAGTATGGGATTAGCCACCTCGATGGTGAAAGCGTGGATTTAGGCTCAAACATTCGTATTGATACAATTCCAAAATCATTAAATATATTTGTTCCTCATGGCTAA
- a CDS encoding sulfatase-like hydrolase/transferase gives MGINHLISFLKRILSLCVIYAISRLAFFFNNYNFGQLDELMLALIEGLRFDISAILYINLPVFVLWIAHFFSPQKKVFNRLINIVFYGINIPFILLNNIDIAFYTFNLKRSTADFFNFITYTDVKNVYLKYVIDYWYVSLLSIFQISFLLSLKSLAHSSQRKLYSIATLLLAVGMLIIGLRGGTQLKPIKPIHAGVLTSCSLPDLVLNTPFTVLHSYNKENLIPFHYVKEIDKNIYNPIHHHPSDTFSKENVVLIILESFSKEFVGYHNNGIGYTPFLDSIMSSGLVVENAFANGVRSIEALPAITASIPSLMNEAFITTSYANNSFESIASILQKEGYNTSFFHGGESGTMGFYEFTKKTAFQDYYGREEYNNDADYDNNWGIYDEPFFQFFAQNLKQTSEPFLSTIFSLSSHPPYKIPEQHKGKFPQGNLDIHESIGYTDYAVEQFFNSAKQMDWFENTLFVITADHTSPLSSDSEYKNKIGRYSIPLVFWKADQSLKGKIQTVSQQIDIMPTILEIIGYDKEFFSFGKSIFDNKSWAISFLKGKYLLISDQNYLLNRKEKYSSFTDKALKNKTETSDSLQLLLQSVKQDFNSRMVKNQMRVNED, from the coding sequence ATGGGTATAAATCACTTGATTAGCTTTTTAAAACGAATTCTTTCCTTATGTGTCATTTATGCCATAAGTCGATTGGCATTTTTCTTCAACAACTATAACTTCGGTCAGTTAGATGAACTTATGCTAGCCCTCATCGAAGGTCTTCGCTTTGATATATCAGCTATACTCTACATTAACCTTCCTGTATTTGTATTGTGGATTGCTCACTTTTTCAGTCCTCAAAAAAAGGTTTTCAACCGCCTGATTAATATCGTTTTCTACGGCATTAATATTCCCTTTATTCTGTTGAATAATATTGATATTGCATTTTATACCTTTAATCTCAAACGTTCTACTGCCGACTTTTTCAACTTTATTACCTATACGGATGTAAAAAACGTCTACCTCAAATATGTCATAGACTATTGGTACGTGAGTTTACTTAGTATTTTTCAGATAAGCTTTTTGCTTTCTCTCAAAAGCCTAGCCCATTCAAGCCAAAGAAAGCTGTACTCAATTGCTACACTTTTATTAGCTGTTGGGATGTTGATAATTGGACTTAGAGGCGGTACTCAGCTAAAACCCATTAAACCCATTCATGCTGGAGTACTAACATCCTGCAGCTTACCCGATTTGGTACTTAATACGCCCTTTACTGTTTTACACTCTTACAATAAAGAGAACCTCATTCCATTCCATTATGTAAAAGAGATTGACAAAAACATCTATAACCCCATTCACCACCACCCTTCGGATACCTTTTCAAAGGAAAATGTGGTCCTTATTATTCTAGAAAGTTTTTCAAAAGAATTCGTAGGCTATCACAATAATGGCATTGGTTACACCCCTTTCTTAGACAGTATTATGTCTAGTGGCTTAGTTGTAGAAAACGCCTTTGCTAATGGGGTGCGTTCCATAGAGGCATTGCCAGCCATTACAGCATCTATCCCTTCTTTGATGAATGAGGCTTTTATTACCACTTCTTACGCCAATAATAGTTTTGAAAGTATTGCCAGTATCTTACAAAAAGAAGGCTATAACACTTCCTTTTTTCATGGTGGCGAAAGTGGAACTATGGGCTTTTATGAGTTTACCAAAAAAACTGCCTTTCAAGACTATTACGGTAGAGAAGAATACAATAATGATGCCGATTATGACAACAATTGGGGAATTTATGACGAGCCATTTTTTCAGTTTTTTGCCCAAAATCTAAAACAGACAAGTGAGCCGTTTTTGAGTACAATTTTCTCACTTAGCTCACATCCACCCTACAAAATTCCAGAGCAACACAAAGGGAAGTTTCCACAAGGCAATCTCGACATCCACGAAAGCATTGGCTACACCGACTATGCAGTCGAGCAGTTTTTCAATTCTGCCAAACAAATGGATTGGTTTGAGAATACTCTATTCGTAATCACTGCCGACCACACCTCCCCCTTATCTTCTGATTCGGAGTATAAAAATAAAATTGGCAGGTATTCCATCCCCCTTGTTTTTTGGAAAGCCGACCAGTCACTTAAAGGAAAGATACAAACCGTAAGTCAGCAAATTGACATAATGCCCACTATACTAGAAATTATAGGCTATGACAAAGAATTTTTTAGCTTTGGTAAATCAATATTCGACAATAAGTCTTGGGCAATTTCATTTTTAAAAGGAAAGTACCTTTTAATATCTGACCAAAACTATCTGTTGAACAGAAAAGAGAAATACTCCTCTTTTACGGACAAAGCACTAAAGAACAAGACCGAAACTAGTGATAGTTTGCAACTCTTATTGCAATCTGTAAAACAGGATTTTAACAGTAGAATGGTTAAAAATCAAATGCGTGTCAATGAAGATTAG
- a CDS encoding dehydrogenase E1 component subunit alpha/beta: MIYNRKGISDEQLVELYTSILKPRMIEEKMLILLRQGKISKWFSGIGQEAIAVGVTSALEQEEYILPMHRNLGVFTTKGVPLHRLFSQFQGKMNGFTKGRDRSFHFGTQDYNIVGMISHLGPQLGVADGIALANKLKDNKQVTAVFSGEGGTSEGDFHEALNVAAVWDLPVIFVIENNGYGLSTPINEQFRCKKIADKGKGFGMESYSIDGNNILEVYRTISQLKKEMQANPKPILLECMTFRMRGHEEASGTKYVPQEKFDEWAPKDPVSNFEAFLLKEKVLTEEVIAKAKASIKEEINQALETAFAEEEISSSVEQELEDVFAAYDLQPQSPQSDAVSNIRLVDAISDGLKQSMQRFPNSVVMGQDIAEYGGVFKITDGFIEEFGKERVRNTPICESAIVSASMGLAINGYKAIMEMQFADFASSGFNPIVNYLAKVHYRWGQAADVVVRMPTGAGVGAGPFHSQSNEAWFTHTPGLKVVYPAFPADAKGLLAASIEDPNPVMFFEHKALYRSVYQDVPDDYYTLELGKAKKLKEGKEVTIVSYGAGVHWALDVLEKNPGISADLIDLRTLVPLDTDTIFESVKKTGKVIILHEDCEVGGFGADISALIAEHCFEYLDAPVRRSASLNTAVPFAKNLEANFLAKNSFEQKLKELLSY, from the coding sequence ATGATCTATAATCGTAAAGGAATTAGTGATGAGCAGCTAGTAGAGTTGTACACTTCCATCCTTAAACCTAGAATGATAGAAGAAAAAATGCTTATTCTTCTTCGTCAGGGCAAGATATCAAAGTGGTTTTCTGGCATTGGTCAAGAGGCGATTGCAGTTGGTGTAACTTCTGCTTTAGAGCAAGAGGAATACATTTTACCTATGCACCGTAACTTAGGAGTGTTTACCACCAAAGGCGTTCCTTTGCACCGTTTATTTTCTCAATTTCAGGGAAAGATGAATGGCTTTACCAAGGGTAGAGACCGTTCCTTTCACTTTGGAACTCAAGACTATAACATTGTTGGAATGATATCTCACTTAGGACCTCAGCTAGGGGTGGCAGATGGCATTGCCCTTGCCAATAAACTTAAAGACAATAAGCAAGTTACAGCAGTTTTTAGTGGCGAAGGCGGTACTTCCGAAGGCGATTTTCACGAGGCACTTAATGTTGCAGCCGTATGGGATTTGCCTGTAATATTCGTGATAGAAAACAACGGTTATGGTTTGTCTACCCCTATAAACGAGCAATTTCGCTGTAAAAAGATAGCCGATAAAGGCAAAGGCTTTGGCATGGAATCCTATTCCATTGACGGTAACAATATTTTGGAAGTGTACCGAACCATTAGCCAACTTAAAAAAGAAATGCAAGCCAATCCAAAACCTATATTACTAGAGTGTATGACCTTTAGAATGAGGGGGCATGAAGAGGCTTCAGGCACGAAGTACGTTCCTCAAGAAAAATTTGACGAATGGGCACCAAAAGACCCGGTTAGTAATTTTGAGGCATTCCTTTTGAAAGAAAAGGTATTAACAGAAGAAGTGATAGCCAAGGCTAAGGCGTCAATCAAAGAGGAGATTAATCAAGCCCTCGAAACAGCCTTTGCAGAAGAGGAGATAAGCTCTAGCGTAGAGCAAGAATTAGAAGATGTTTTTGCGGCTTACGATTTACAGCCACAATCCCCACAAAGCGATGCTGTTTCCAACATTCGCTTAGTTGATGCTATTTCTGACGGACTAAAGCAATCCATGCAGCGTTTTCCCAATTCTGTAGTGATGGGGCAAGATATTGCTGAATACGGAGGTGTATTCAAAATTACCGATGGCTTCATTGAGGAGTTTGGAAAAGAACGAGTACGAAATACGCCCATTTGCGAATCGGCTATTGTGAGTGCTTCTATGGGCTTGGCGATAAATGGGTACAAAGCCATTATGGAAATGCAGTTTGCCGACTTTGCCAGTTCAGGATTTAACCCCATTGTCAACTATTTAGCCAAGGTGCATTACCGTTGGGGACAAGCTGCCGATGTAGTGGTGCGTATGCCCACGGGTGCAGGTGTAGGAGCAGGGCCATTCCATTCCCAATCCAATGAAGCTTGGTTTACCCATACGCCAGGGCTAAAGGTGGTATATCCGGCTTTCCCTGCCGATGCTAAGGGATTGTTAGCAGCATCCATTGAAGATCCTAATCCTGTAATGTTCTTTGAACACAAAGCACTGTACAGAAGCGTTTACCAAGATGTGCCAGATGACTATTACACTTTAGAGTTGGGCAAAGCCAAAAAATTAAAAGAGGGCAAGGAAGTAACCATAGTGAGCTATGGTGCCGGAGTGCATTGGGCATTGGATGTTTTGGAGAAAAACCCCGGTATTTCTGCCGATTTAATTGATCTAAGAACCTTAGTGCCTTTGGATACTGACACCATTTTTGAGTCGGTAAAGAAGACGGGCAAAGTCATTATCTTACACGAAGACTGCGAAGTAGGAGGTTTTGGAGCCGATATTTCGGCACTTATTGCCGAGCATTGCTTCGAGTATTTGGATGCACCAGTAAGGCGTTCAGCCAGTTTAAATACGGCTGTTCCTTTTGCTAAAAACTTAGAAGCTAATTTCTTAGCTAAGAATAGCTTTGAACAAAAATTAAAAGAGCTTTTGAGCTATTAA
- a CDS encoding TonB-dependent receptor translates to MTKPVILSPTQKALQINLDSTIYGTFAEIGAGQEVVRHFFRAGGASGTIAKTMSAYDKDFSDAIYGKEIDGRYVSKSRLKKILKQEYGLIENRLRREEHPDKKYFSFANTLATINYTKTVKGHGWMGCRFQTAADKGFNEVIFHVRLNDSDAKLQQETIGIMGTNLIYACFNHYYQPKTFIKSLYDNLTRDNVEMDMIQMEGPDFKDVDNRLLSLILVKEGMTDAVIFGPDGKNQQPSDVLYKKNILTIRGSFRPVTKVNLDMMENGYNSFIEENRVDKDNVQLLFEITLSNLKMEGDIDENDFLDRADILCSLGHTVLISNYKKYYKLIEYFSNYTKARMGLIIGVNNLLEIFDDKYYRNLNGGILEAFGILFTRDLKIYLYPYQADVSDELLNSKNIPIHRRLRPLYDYLLKNGRIKDLKFNDNVLQIFSRDILHKIKKKEDGWQDGVPEGVSEIILNKKLFGVK, encoded by the coding sequence ATGACAAAACCAGTTATTCTATCGCCCACCCAAAAGGCTCTCCAAATTAATCTGGACAGCACTATCTACGGAACATTTGCAGAAATCGGCGCAGGACAAGAAGTCGTAAGGCATTTTTTTAGAGCCGGTGGTGCTTCCGGTACTATTGCCAAAACCATGTCGGCTTACGATAAAGATTTTAGCGATGCCATCTACGGAAAAGAGATTGACGGCAGATACGTCTCTAAGTCGCGATTAAAAAAGATTCTTAAACAAGAATACGGACTGATAGAAAACCGACTCAGACGAGAGGAACACCCTGATAAGAAGTACTTCTCTTTTGCCAATACCCTAGCGACCATAAACTATACCAAAACGGTAAAAGGTCATGGTTGGATGGGTTGTCGTTTTCAGACGGCTGCAGACAAAGGGTTTAACGAGGTTATTTTTCATGTTCGACTAAATGACTCGGATGCAAAATTGCAGCAAGAGACCATAGGCATAATGGGTACTAACCTCATTTACGCTTGCTTTAACCACTACTACCAACCAAAGACCTTCATTAAATCCTTGTACGACAACCTCACCAGAGATAATGTGGAGATGGACATGATACAGATGGAAGGTCCTGATTTTAAAGATGTAGATAACCGTCTGCTTAGTTTAATTCTTGTGAAAGAAGGCATGACCGATGCGGTTATCTTTGGTCCTGACGGAAAAAACCAACAGCCTTCGGATGTACTCTACAAGAAAAACATTCTGACTATCAGAGGAAGTTTTCGGCCTGTTACCAAAGTTAATTTGGATATGATGGAAAACGGTTATAATTCCTTTATTGAAGAAAATAGAGTGGATAAGGATAATGTACAACTGCTCTTTGAAATTACGCTATCCAACCTGAAAATGGAAGGCGATATTGATGAGAATGATTTCTTGGATAGAGCCGATATTCTTTGCTCCTTAGGACATACCGTACTTATCTCCAATTATAAAAAATACTACAAACTCATTGAATATTTCTCTAACTATACCAAAGCTCGTATGGGGCTTATCATTGGGGTGAACAACCTTTTAGAGATATTTGACGATAAGTATTACCGCAACCTCAATGGCGGTATTCTGGAAGCTTTTGGAATTCTATTTACCAGAGATTTAAAGATATACCTCTACCCTTACCAAGCAGATGTTAGCGATGAACTGCTCAACAGCAAGAACATCCCTATCCATCGCCGATTGAGACCCTTGTACGATTACCTACTTAAAAACGGCAGGATAAAAGACTTAAAGTTCAACGATAATGTCTTACAAATCTTCTCTAGAGATATCCTCCATAAAATCAAGAAGAAGGAAGACGGTTGGCAAGACGGTGTGCCTGAAGGTGTTAGTGAAATTATTCTTAACAAAAAACTCTTTGGGGTTAAGTAA
- a CDS encoding MBL fold metallo-hydrolase, with protein MKLTFLGTGTSQGVPVIACECEVCLSTDSMDKRLRSSVLIESDTTSVVIDTGPDFRQQMLNHAVKKVDALVYTHEHKDHVAGMDDVRAFNFKFKRDMPIYASERVQGALKNEFHYVFGANSYPGTPKVFFNTIDSESQFTIGNIPIQSIEVLHYKMKVFAYRIKDLVYMTDANFISDEQFEKVKGCKILIINALRKEKHLSHFTLEEALEVGKATGAERIYFTHISHLMGKHQDVSKDLPKHVQIAYDGLQIDF; from the coding sequence ATGAAATTAACCTTTTTAGGTACAGGAACTTCTCAAGGTGTACCTGTAATTGCATGTGAATGTGAGGTCTGTCTTTCTACGGATTCTATGGACAAACGCCTGCGTTCTTCAGTGCTTATTGAAAGCGATACTACATCGGTGGTTATCGATACTGGTCCTGATTTTCGTCAGCAAATGCTGAACCATGCAGTTAAAAAAGTCGATGCTTTGGTTTATACCCATGAGCATAAAGACCACGTTGCCGGTATGGACGATGTAAGAGCCTTTAATTTCAAATTCAAAAGGGATATGCCCATTTATGCTTCTGAAAGGGTGCAGGGAGCTTTAAAAAATGAATTTCATTATGTCTTTGGGGCAAATAGCTATCCCGGTACACCCAAAGTATTTTTTAATACCATTGATTCAGAATCTCAGTTTACCATTGGCAATATTCCGATTCAATCCATAGAGGTTTTACACTACAAAATGAAGGTCTTTGCTTACCGTATCAAAGACTTGGTTTATATGACTGATGCCAATTTTATTAGCGATGAACAATTTGAAAAGGTAAAGGGATGCAAAATACTGATTATAAATGCTTTAAGAAAAGAAAAGCACTTATCTCATTTCACTCTTGAGGAGGCTTTGGAGGTGGGAAAAGCTACAGGAGCAGAGCGTATTTACTTTACTCATATTAGTCACCTTATGGGTAAGCACCAAGACGTTAGTAAGGACTTACCAAAGCACGTTCAGATTGCTTATGATGGTTTGCAAATTGACTTTTAG
- a CDS encoding dihydroorotase, protein MSILFKSVKVIDTHSSFHNKVVDVLVKNGKIESIKSSIKADKSYKVVEGKNLHLSPGLFDMQVNFRDPGFDWKEDLNTGIKASAKGGFTGVLYMPSNLPSTDNKVQVEYLLNNTKNSLVNIVPAGNITKENKGEELTEMFEMNQAGAKAFTDDRRSVQKTDIMKLALLYTKNFEGLIMNQPNDATISNNGKMNEGISSTSLGLKGIPALAEEVMLSRDIELAEYTGGKLHANRISTAKSVEMIRAAKKRGLNISCDVAIHNLILKDEDCATFDSNYKVFPPLRTESDIKALKKGLKDGTIDAICSDHNPEDSEHKVLTFDHANFGIIGTQTAFPLACELEKEIGLETIVNALSNNPRKLLGIDCSGIEEGQKANLCCFSTDDEWVFDEEAIASKSKNSPFIGKAFRTKVLGTVNGKQSSF, encoded by the coding sequence ATGAGCATTTTATTCAAATCCGTAAAAGTAATTGACACACACTCATCCTTTCACAACAAAGTGGTGGATGTACTAGTGAAAAATGGTAAAATAGAATCCATTAAATCCTCTATTAAAGCCGATAAAAGCTATAAGGTAGTGGAAGGTAAAAACCTCCACCTCTCTCCTGGTTTATTTGATATGCAAGTGAACTTTAGAGACCCTGGTTTTGACTGGAAAGAAGATTTAAATACAGGTATCAAAGCCTCTGCCAAAGGCGGTTTTACAGGCGTATTATACATGCCAAGCAACTTGCCGAGTACAGACAATAAAGTTCAAGTAGAATATTTACTCAATAACACCAAAAACTCACTAGTGAATATTGTCCCTGCCGGAAACATTACTAAAGAGAATAAAGGAGAAGAATTAACCGAAATGTTTGAAATGAATCAAGCCGGTGCTAAAGCCTTTACCGACGATCGAAGAAGTGTGCAAAAAACCGACATAATGAAGTTGGCACTCCTTTACACCAAAAACTTTGAGGGTTTAATTATGAATCAACCCAATGATGCTACCATTAGCAATAATGGAAAAATGAACGAAGGCATTAGCAGTACTAGTTTAGGTTTAAAAGGCATCCCTGCCTTAGCCGAGGAAGTTATGCTATCAAGAGATATTGAACTGGCAGAATACACTGGGGGTAAGCTACACGCAAATAGAATATCCACTGCTAAAAGTGTGGAAATGATTCGAGCTGCTAAAAAACGTGGTCTAAATATCAGCTGCGATGTAGCCATACACAACCTCATCTTAAAGGACGAAGACTGTGCCACTTTCGATAGCAATTATAAGGTCTTTCCTCCTCTACGAACTGAAAGCGATATAAAAGCTCTGAAAAAAGGCTTAAAGGACGGCACTATTGATGCCATCTGCTCTGACCACAATCCTGAAGACTCAGAACACAAGGTGCTGACCTTCGACCACGCTAACTTTGGAATTATAGGCACACAAACGGCCTTTCCTCTAGCTTGTGAACTTGAAAAAGAAATTGGACTAGAAACCATTGTCAATGCACTTTCTAACAACCCTAGAAAACTACTGGGAATTGATTGCTCCGGCATTGAAGAAGGACAAAAGGCCAACCTTTGCTGCTTCTCTACGGATGATGAATGGGTATTTGATGAAGAGGCTATTGCGTCTAAATCCAAAAACAGTCCGTTTATCGGTAAAGCCTTTAGAACAAAAGTTTTAGGCACAGTTAACGGTAAACAATCCTCTTTCTAA
- a CDS encoding BatA domain-containing protein, whose translation MEFLYSTFLYALALVAVPIIIHLFNFRKFKTVYFSNVQFLKSVKEKTKSQSQLKHILILISRMLTIAFIVFAFAQPYLKSDESDEVAKKHAVSVYIDNSFSMDGENESGRLLQSAKQQARAIFDAYSPNDDFYFLDNDFKAIHQRELGKEQLFEEINAIETSANVHSLNQVFKRQKYSLENSTAEKKDIYIISDFQKTIAELDLEAADSIYSVRLVQANAYENGNVYIDSCWLSKPNPQVQTNISLFARLKGQNIDERDVSIKLAIDNQQRAIANTFLEDESVVELNFNINELGWHNGTLSLQDYPITFDDEFHFTFEIKSQINVQHIYGSKAHSSLVKLFDKDDYFNYTSQSVNQINYTDLSQNQLIILEGVERLSSGLKQSILSALKDGQSVVVFPSNEMDIESYKSFSNSLGIDFYQSLESTASAISTIDFKNALFDGVFEKTEDRLNFPKVDAYYSISQLNSTNASSILTLDNKSSFLSEYKVQEGTIYLSAVGLDKSFSNFSRHALFVPILYNIASYSGGKQQLYYTIGDKSIPLINSGFRKPFTIQQGEFECIPNARAKSLFIGNQINTAGHYTLMDNDNKLISRLAFNYDRLESQLSTLEKDDLTDLSQRYSNILLIDKNSDSISKYLKTLNTGTPLWIYCIMLTLLFLIIETLLIRLL comes from the coding sequence ATGGAATTCTTGTACTCAACCTTTTTGTACGCCTTAGCTCTAGTAGCTGTCCCCATTATTATCCATTTATTTAATTTTAGAAAATTCAAAACTGTCTACTTTAGTAATGTTCAGTTTCTAAAATCTGTAAAAGAAAAAACAAAATCACAATCTCAGCTCAAGCATATTCTCATTTTAATTTCGAGAATGCTAACCATTGCTTTTATTGTTTTTGCCTTCGCACAGCCCTACCTCAAAAGTGATGAATCAGATGAAGTAGCCAAAAAACACGCTGTCAGTGTATACATTGACAATTCCTTTAGTATGGATGGTGAAAACGAATCGGGTAGATTATTACAAAGTGCCAAGCAGCAAGCTCGAGCTATATTTGATGCCTATTCTCCCAACGATGACTTTTATTTTTTAGATAACGACTTTAAAGCAATTCACCAAAGAGAATTAGGTAAAGAACAATTGTTTGAAGAGATTAACGCTATAGAAACAAGTGCAAATGTTCATTCTCTAAATCAAGTTTTCAAACGCCAAAAATACAGCCTAGAAAACAGCACTGCCGAAAAGAAAGACATTTACATTATCTCTGACTTTCAGAAGACTATTGCCGAATTAGATTTAGAAGCTGCTGACTCTATCTATTCTGTACGACTTGTTCAAGCCAATGCCTATGAAAATGGAAATGTTTACATAGATAGCTGTTGGTTAAGCAAACCCAATCCACAGGTACAGACTAATATCAGTCTATTTGCTAGATTAAAAGGACAAAACATTGATGAACGGGATGTAAGTATTAAACTAGCTATAGACAATCAACAACGTGCCATAGCCAACACTTTTTTAGAAGATGAAAGCGTGGTTGAACTTAACTTCAACATCAATGAGTTGGGATGGCACAACGGAACACTCAGCCTGCAAGATTACCCAATTACTTTTGACGATGAATTTCATTTTACTTTTGAGATAAAATCACAAATTAATGTTCAGCACATTTACGGCAGTAAAGCCCATTCATCACTGGTTAAGTTATTCGATAAAGACGATTATTTTAACTACACCTCTCAGTCTGTAAACCAAATAAATTATACCGATTTATCGCAAAATCAATTAATCATTTTAGAAGGTGTTGAACGCCTATCATCAGGTTTAAAACAAAGCATACTCAGTGCACTAAAAGACGGACAAAGCGTTGTGGTATTCCCTTCTAATGAAATGGATATTGAAAGTTATAAGTCCTTTTCTAATTCTTTAGGGATTGATTTTTACCAATCTTTAGAATCAACAGCAAGTGCCATTAGCACAATTGATTTTAAAAACGCCTTATTCGATGGGGTTTTTGAGAAAACTGAAGATCGCTTAAACTTTCCAAAAGTAGACGCTTACTATTCCATAAGTCAATTAAACTCAACCAACGCCAGCTCCATACTAACTCTGGATAATAAATCCAGCTTTTTAAGCGAATATAAGGTGCAAGAAGGCACTATCTACCTTTCGGCAGTAGGATTGGACAAGTCGTTCAGTAATTTTAGTAGACACGCCCTTTTTGTGCCTATACTTTACAATATTGCCTCCTACTCTGGTGGTAAGCAACAATTGTACTATACCATTGGTGACAAAAGCATCCCACTAATCAATAGTGGCTTCAGAAAGCCTTTCACCATTCAGCAAGGCGAATTTGAATGCATACCTAATGCACGAGCCAAAAGCCTATTTATTGGCAATCAAATAAATACTGCTGGGCATTACACTTTAATGGATAATGACAATAAACTTATCAGTCGTTTGGCTTTTAACTACGACCGATTAGAAAGCCAATTGAGTACTCTAGAAAAAGACGACTTAACAGACTTAAGTCAACGATATAGTAATATCTTATTAATCGACAAAAACAGCGATAGCATCAGCAAGTATTTAAAGACCCTCAATACAGGTACTCCCCTTTGGATATACTGCATTATGCTAACACTCTTATTCTTGATTATTGAAACCCTATTAATCCGACTATTATGA